TTTCTTTTTTTGGCTGTGTCCAAATCACTCGCAGGCGTTTTCTGCTGCTTTTTTATAAAGCCATGAAGCAGCCACATTGTATCATCCTTAATATAAAAAATAACGCGCCCGATCCTATTTTGGAAGTTAGACCGTACCTCCCAAAGACCCTCTCCGAGGCTCCGGCAAACAGGTAATCCAATAGGCCATCCAAATTCTACTGTTTTAATATCAGTTCCCATTTTCAATTTTTCTTCTGGCAAAAGGCTTTTAAGCCAATCACGAACAGGTTCATTGCCTGAAGGTGAGCGATAAAAACGTACTTTTATATTTTTGCCCGAGTCCATCTAAAGCATTGTACTATATTTGGTACACCTCGGCAAGAAAATTGTTTGGTTTTGGTGAATTGTGTGCGACAATATTTTTTGGCAAAGCTTTTTAAAGCCGAATCTATCCGCGTGTTCCGTCCGCTTCCGGCGGACTCCACGTGCGGCTCTGTTTAAATGTTCGCCTCGTAAAATCGCCGCGGAATACTAATGACAATCAGAGCCACGCAAGAAGTCCGCCTTCGGCGGACGGAATAAGTGGATACAGACCAATTGAGAATATGCAGAAGGGAAAATAAGGCATAAGTTTTTTTTCGCAGAATTTCCACGCTGCCCAGCCGGGCGAAAACGCAGGTTCGCCCCTGCTCGCCAACAAAACCCG
This window of the Sedimentisphaera salicampi genome carries:
- a CDS encoding type II toxin-antitoxin system RelE/ParE family toxin, with product MDSGKNIKVRFYRSPSGNEPVRDWLKSLLPEEKLKMGTDIKTVEFGWPIGLPVCRSLGEGLWEVRSNFQNRIGRVIFYIKDDTMWLLHGFIKKQQKTPASDLDTAKKRKREIQIAIWKGR